In Calditerrivibrio sp., the following are encoded in one genomic region:
- a CDS encoding FliA/WhiG family RNA polymerase sigma factor: MSLSTYHGSLDKVEQEEIIKEFLPKIKSWVVKISSRLPSNVDNDDLYSAACMGLVEALQKFDKGRNTDFNTYAERRIKGAILDALRQMDFLPRNVRTKLKQFEEKLNELTTKLGRKPTSDELVNFTGLSFDDVYNFLNLMESGQMASLDSTIDEDGDLSLMDTIRSVIDGPEDVVSREQLISKLGEVIESLPQKERLVITLYYYEDLTMKEIGSVLEISESRVSQIHSEALKKIKKKIKGVV; this comes from the coding sequence ATGAGCTTGTCCACCTATCATGGTAGCCTGGATAAGGTAGAACAGGAAGAGATAATTAAAGAGTTTTTACCCAAGATAAAGTCATGGGTGGTAAAGATCAGTAGTAGATTGCCGTCAAATGTGGATAATGATGATCTTTATTCTGCAGCCTGTATGGGGCTGGTTGAGGCACTACAAAAATTTGATAAAGGCAGAAATACAGATTTTAATACATATGCAGAAAGGAGAATTAAGGGGGCTATCCTTGATGCTCTAAGGCAAATGGACTTTTTGCCCAGAAATGTAAGGACCAAGTTGAAGCAATTTGAGGAGAAGCTAAACGAATTAACAACAAAGCTCGGTAGAAAACCGACTTCTGATGAACTAGTTAATTTTACCGGTTTATCCTTTGATGATGTTTATAATTTTTTAAATCTTATGGAATCAGGGCAGATGGCAAGTCTTGATTCAACCATTGATGAAGATGGTGATCTGTCTTTAATGGATACAATAAGATCCGTTATCGATGGTCCTGAAGATGTTGTGAGTAGAGAACAATTGATTAGCAAACTGGGTGAAGTTATAGAGAGTTTGCCCCAAAAGGAGAGACTTGTTATTACCCTTTATTATTATGAGGATCTTACAATGAAAGAGATTGGGTCAGTGCTTGAAATCTCAGAATCAAGAGTATCCCAGATACATTCTGAAGCGTTAAAAAAGATTAAGAAGAAAATCAAGGGGGTTGTATGA
- a CDS encoding chemotaxis response regulator protein-glutamate methylesterase, with amino-acid sequence MSIKVLVVDDSAFMRKAIENMIKKDPNIEVIGFARNGLEAIDMVQKLKPDIVTLDVEMPQMDGLTALRKIMEISSVPVIMVSSLTTEGAEATLKALEIGAVDFIPKDKSFASLGIMKIEDQLIEKIKTFAGRKIIARAPISRPMVTPPTQVPPIQKKPGLINGGKKVVAIGTSTGGPQSLQKVIPKLTKDLNRPVLVVQHMPPNFTKSLANRLNSMSQLEVIEVEGKEKLDPNIVYIAKGGFHLKIKKVGSNYYIETTSEPSNVLHIPSVDVMTASIAENFGRDALGVIMTGMGSDGLIGLKKLKEKGGAIIAQDKDSCVVYGMPRAVVEAGIADEVVPLEDIADYIVKYCK; translated from the coding sequence ATGAGTATAAAAGTTTTAGTTGTTGATGATTCTGCTTTCATGAGGAAAGCAATAGAAAATATGATCAAGAAGGATCCAAATATAGAGGTTATAGGTTTTGCAAGGAATGGTTTAGAAGCAATTGATATGGTTCAAAAACTTAAGCCTGATATTGTTACATTGGATGTTGAAATGCCCCAGATGGATGGATTAACTGCACTAAGAAAAATCATGGAGATTTCCAGTGTTCCTGTTATTATGGTAAGTTCCCTTACCACTGAAGGTGCGGAAGCTACTTTGAAAGCTTTAGAGATTGGGGCTGTCGATTTTATACCAAAGGATAAATCTTTTGCAAGTTTAGGTATCATGAAGATCGAGGACCAGTTGATTGAAAAGATTAAAACTTTTGCTGGCAGGAAGATTATTGCAAGAGCGCCAATATCTAGACCTATGGTTACTCCTCCTACACAGGTCCCTCCAATTCAGAAGAAACCTGGTCTCATAAATGGGGGTAAAAAAGTTGTAGCAATTGGCACATCTACCGGTGGGCCCCAATCTCTACAGAAGGTTATCCCAAAACTTACAAAGGATCTTAATAGACCAGTTCTTGTTGTTCAACATATGCCACCAAATTTTACCAAGTCACTGGCGAATAGGTTAAATTCTATGAGTCAACTTGAGGTTATAGAGGTTGAAGGGAAAGAGAAGCTTGATCCTAATATTGTTTATATTGCAAAAGGGGGATTTCATCTAAAGATTAAAAAAGTTGGGTCGAATTACTATATTGAGACTACTTCTGAACCGTCGAATGTATTGCATATTCCAAGTGTTGATGTGATGACTGCATCTATAGCTGAGAACTTTGGAAGGGATGCTTTGGGGGTTATTATGACCGGTATGGGAAGCGATGGTTTGATAGGACTTAAAAAGTTAAAAGAAAAAGGGGGTGCTATCATAGCTCAGGATAAGGATAGCTGTGTTGTGTATGGTATGCCAAGAGCTGTTGTAGAAGCTGGTATAGCAGATGAAGTGGTCCCTTTGGAGGATATAGCAGATTATATTGTTAAATACTGTAAGTGA
- the fliM gene encoding flagellar motor switch protein FliM: MADILSQEEIDALLSTVADTGLKDEAFAPEVDFVPKKISVYDFRRPDRVSKEQIRSIRNLHDKFARNFSSSLSNFLRTITDVNLVSVDQMTYGEFLMSLPDPTNFNIISLIPLDGSAVLEINPSLVFPIVDKLLGGPGLPMYKVRELTALEQHIMESIIYLILKELEDTWKQVLPNIKFRKEITENSPQVVQIVAQNEVVILVVFEVKFSDVSGMINLCLPAVVLEPVLGKISSQDWLVGAKKAKSSDFVNRILDILMDAVVPVRLEIEPISLTVGEVLDLNISDTIVFDHKVDKDVILRVNNLAKFETEMGIVGVKKGALIKKICEERESVEAIETQQ; this comes from the coding sequence ATGGCTGATATTTTAAGCCAGGAAGAGATTGATGCTCTGTTATCCACGGTTGCAGATACTGGTCTTAAAGATGAGGCGTTTGCACCAGAGGTGGATTTTGTTCCTAAGAAGATTTCTGTTTATGATTTTAGGAGACCTGACAGAGTATCAAAAGAGCAGATAAGATCCATAAGGAACTTACACGATAAATTTGCAAGGAATTTCAGTTCATCACTATCAAATTTTCTAAGGACGATCACAGATGTCAATCTCGTTAGCGTGGATCAGATGACCTACGGTGAGTTTTTAATGTCACTGCCTGATCCTACAAATTTTAACATAATTAGTCTTATTCCTTTGGATGGTAGTGCTGTGTTGGAGATAAACCCTTCCCTTGTATTCCCTATAGTCGATAAGCTGTTGGGTGGTCCAGGTTTACCTATGTATAAGGTCAGAGAGTTAACCGCTCTTGAACAACACATAATGGAAAGTATTATATATTTGATTCTAAAAGAGTTAGAAGATACCTGGAAGCAGGTTTTACCCAATATAAAATTTAGAAAGGAAATAACTGAAAATAGCCCTCAGGTTGTACAGATTGTAGCCCAGAATGAAGTAGTTATTTTGGTGGTATTCGAAGTTAAATTTTCTGATGTCTCCGGTATGATAAACCTATGCTTACCTGCTGTGGTCTTAGAACCGGTTTTAGGAAAGATAAGTTCTCAGGATTGGCTTGTAGGAGCTAAAAAAGCAAAAAGTAGTGATTTTGTAAATAGGATTCTCGATATTCTTATGGATGCTGTTGTACCTGTAAGACTTGAAATTGAACCGATCAGTCTTACTGTGGGAGAAGTGCTGGATCTTAATATTTCCGATACGATAGTTTTCGATCATAAAGTTGACAAAGATGTGATTTTGAGAGTGAATAACCTTGCTAAGTTTGAGACGGAGATGGGTATTGTAGGAGTAAAAAAAGGTGCTTTGATAAAGAAAATATGTGAGGAGAGAGAAAGTGTTGAAGCCATTGAAACACAGCAGTGA
- the fliN gene encoding flagellar motor switch protein FliN produces the protein MLKPLKHSSEIEEFIELFKEVLTNSFNSLLGKSFQFSVDAVNEGELNDIALEYMGQTLVNLKESLFDIIGGMLFETKAITGLADLMMMGSGEGVSELNEELKDAIKELLNQSISAINIPFNDKFKKKVAFTVISVEPLMDTSSYIGNLIIFDISGVFDGSNIKFKVFFSNKLKNLLVEEEEDDFDFPQELTAVNPLPKEKKQQGGRNIDLLMDVEVPVSIRIGSTRMFLKDIVSLSPGNIVELDEYAEEPVVVMVNNKPIAKGEVVIVDGYFGVRIKEIISREERIKRLRD, from the coding sequence GTGTTGAAGCCATTGAAACACAGCAGTGAGATAGAAGAGTTTATTGAGTTATTTAAAGAGGTTCTAACTAACAGTTTTAATTCTTTACTTGGTAAAAGTTTCCAGTTTAGTGTGGATGCAGTAAACGAAGGTGAGTTAAACGATATAGCTCTTGAGTATATGGGGCAAACACTAGTAAACCTTAAGGAGAGTTTGTTTGATATAATAGGGGGTATGTTGTTTGAAACAAAAGCTATTACAGGTCTTGCGGACTTGATGATGATGGGTTCAGGTGAGGGGGTAAGTGAGTTAAACGAAGAGCTAAAAGATGCCATAAAGGAGCTACTTAATCAATCTATTTCAGCTATAAATATCCCCTTTAATGATAAATTTAAAAAGAAGGTTGCTTTTACAGTCATTTCTGTTGAGCCTTTAATGGATACATCCAGTTATATTGGTAATCTTATAATTTTTGATATATCTGGGGTTTTTGATGGAAGTAATATAAAGTTTAAGGTGTTTTTCTCAAATAAGCTTAAAAATCTTTTGGTTGAGGAAGAGGAGGATGATTTCGATTTCCCACAGGAACTTACTGCGGTAAACCCTTTGCCGAAGGAAAAGAAGCAGCAAGGTGGTAGAAATATAGATCTTTTGATGGATGTGGAGGTACCTGTCAGTATTAGAATAGGTTCAACAAGGATGTTTTTAAAAGATATAGTTAGTCTTAGTCCAGGAAACATTGTGGAACTTGATGAGTATGCGGAGGAGCCTGTTGTTGTTATGGTTAATAATAAGCCAATAGCAAAAGGTGAAGTGGTTATTGTGGATGGTTATTTTGGTGTTAGAATCAAGGAGATCATAAGCAGAGAAGAGAGGATAAAGAGACTTAGGGATTAG
- a CDS encoding response regulator: protein MAYEHVIITVDDSSTMRRIIKNTLQKLGFNNILEAGNGIEGLDVLAKNKIDLVITDWNMPEMDGLTFVKAIRAKPEYKELPILMVTTEAAKEDILTALRSGVNNYIVKPFTPETLQEKVFKLLGL, encoded by the coding sequence ATGGCTTATGAACATGTGATTATTACTGTAGATGATTCATCCACAATGCGTAGGATCATTAAAAATACCCTGCAAAAATTGGGTTTTAACAATATTCTGGAAGCTGGTAATGGGATTGAAGGGCTTGATGTTCTTGCTAAGAACAAGATAGATCTTGTAATTACAGACTGGAATATGCCTGAAATGGATGGTTTGACTTTTGTAAAAGCCATCAGGGCTAAGCCGGAATATAAAGAGCTTCCTATTTTAATGGTTACTACAGAAGCTGCCAAGGAGGATATACTTACGGCGCTTAGAAGTGGTGTTAATAACTATATTGTAAAGCCTTTTACCCCTGAAACACTGCAGGAGAAAGTATTTAAACTTTTAGGGCTTTAA
- a CDS encoding protein phosphatase CheZ yields the protein MYEVKDLSELIEIAKKINSGEYDLTAISIDPNHELFEVVQFFNESIKKITTARDVVEDSYEDLPAFERVLRDIVKDTKNASEKILNLTDSVNFNISEIKDNISLLKESIKKEDFSKALGIVDRLLDKAVEGQDISFDMISALEFQDINKQKIDKIIKVVRDLEKKLSDLIIKFGLKHNKIDVDTLNRLGEKDSILSDQDLVNQLLKEFGL from the coding sequence ATGTATGAAGTCAAAGATCTATCAGAATTGATAGAGATTGCAAAGAAGATAAATAGTGGTGAATACGATCTCACAGCCATTTCAATAGATCCAAACCATGAGCTTTTTGAGGTTGTTCAATTTTTTAATGAATCCATAAAAAAGATAACAACAGCTAGGGATGTTGTCGAAGACAGTTACGAAGACCTTCCAGCTTTTGAGAGGGTTTTAAGGGATATCGTTAAAGACACCAAAAATGCCTCAGAAAAGATATTGAATTTGACAGATAGCGTAAACTTTAATATAAGTGAGATTAAGGATAATATATCGCTATTAAAGGAATCTATAAAGAAAGAGGATTTTTCAAAAGCATTAGGTATTGTTGATAGGCTTTTGGACAAAGCTGTGGAGGGGCAGGATATCTCCTTTGATATGATCTCTGCTCTCGAATTTCAGGATATCAATAAACAGAAAATAGACAAAATTATCAAGGTAGTGAGGGACCTGGAGAAGAAGTTAAGTGATCTCATAATAAAATTTGGTCTCAAACATAACAAGATAGATGTTGATACCCTTAATAGATTGGGAGAAAAGGATAGTATATTAAGCGATCAGGATTTGGTTAATCAGCTATTAAAAGAATTTGGTCTATAG
- a CDS encoding hybrid sensor histidine kinase/response regulator, translated as MAHGEMDDLIQDFILESSEILEQLDQDLVELEHRKSDLELLNKIFRAAHTIKGSSSFLGFDKMSTVTHHAEEILNKLRKGEMIVVPEIMDILLEFVDVVKRILDDIRNGRDSVDIDGIVKKLKLANEGRINVTSASGNAEKKQPPVEGKDDGEGANLKKATKAIEQTIRVDVSRLDSLMNLVGELVLSRNRIAQISSELERKFEGDYLVEQLLETTSQIGLITTELQLAVMKTRMVPIGKVFNKFPRMIRDLARDLKKDVDLIITGEDTELDKSVVEEIGDPLVHMIRNAVDHGVESPEERIKKGKPAKGKVHLAAYHEGNHIVIEISDDGKGMDPEKLKKKAIEKKIITAEEAKGMSKEEAFGLIFKPGFSTAEKVTGVSGRGVGMDVVKTNIEKLNGIIMIDSEVGKGSTFKLKLPLTLAIIQALLVEVSGEVFAIPLVSVIETVRINEKEIHNFEGREVLKLRDSVLSLVRLDDVFALEGSFSQDLYVVVVALAEKRIGLVVDRLVGQEEIVIKSLGEYLSGNVGIAGATIMGDGKVRLILDVSGIMEIASKMPKKNKRAKGLKAVSTNSNAINALIVDDSTTDRKIMKRLLSSSGWINCIEVTNPHDAITAAQDLNIDLVITDVMMPDIDGFELARILRERGFEKPIIAVSGRGESAAGQKAKISGINAFMPKPINLQEMLNKIDELVGAKK; from the coding sequence ATGGCTCATGGTGAAATGGATGATTTGATTCAAGATTTCATATTGGAGTCATCCGAAATCCTTGAACAGTTGGATCAGGATCTGGTGGAGTTGGAGCATAGAAAAAGTGACCTTGAGCTTTTAAACAAAATATTTAGAGCTGCGCATACAATAAAGGGGTCATCATCTTTCTTAGGTTTTGACAAAATGAGTACAGTCACTCATCATGCGGAAGAGATATTGAATAAGCTTAGAAAAGGGGAGATGATCGTTGTTCCTGAAATAATGGATATTTTACTTGAGTTTGTTGATGTGGTTAAAAGAATATTGGATGATATTAGAAATGGCAGGGATTCTGTAGATATAGATGGTATAGTAAAGAAATTAAAACTAGCCAATGAAGGGAGAATAAATGTTACATCTGCTTCTGGAAATGCCGAGAAGAAGCAACCTCCGGTTGAGGGGAAAGATGATGGTGAGGGGGCTAATCTAAAAAAAGCCACAAAAGCGATAGAGCAGACCATAAGAGTTGATGTGTCAAGGTTGGATTCTCTGATGAATTTAGTGGGGGAGCTTGTACTTAGCAGAAACAGGATTGCTCAGATATCCTCTGAGTTGGAGAGGAAGTTTGAGGGTGATTATTTGGTTGAGCAGCTACTGGAGACGACATCCCAGATAGGCTTGATTACCACAGAACTTCAGCTTGCAGTTATGAAAACTCGAATGGTACCGATTGGCAAAGTATTTAATAAATTTCCCCGTATGATCAGAGATCTTGCAAGGGATTTGAAAAAGGATGTGGATCTAATAATTACAGGTGAAGATACAGAGCTTGATAAATCTGTGGTGGAGGAGATTGGTGATCCCTTGGTGCATATGATAAGAAATGCGGTGGACCATGGTGTGGAAAGCCCAGAAGAAAGGATAAAAAAAGGTAAGCCTGCTAAAGGGAAAGTTCATTTAGCTGCTTATCACGAGGGGAATCATATAGTAATTGAGATCTCTGATGATGGTAAAGGGATGGATCCAGAGAAGCTTAAGAAAAAAGCTATTGAAAAGAAAATAATCACCGCGGAAGAAGCAAAAGGGATGAGTAAGGAGGAGGCCTTTGGGCTTATTTTTAAACCTGGTTTTTCTACAGCAGAAAAAGTTACTGGTGTTTCTGGTCGTGGTGTTGGCATGGATGTAGTAAAAACCAATATAGAAAAGTTGAACGGTATCATAATGATAGATTCTGAGGTGGGGAAGGGTTCTACCTTTAAGTTAAAATTACCTCTGACACTTGCAATCATTCAGGCATTGCTTGTAGAGGTTTCAGGAGAGGTTTTTGCAATACCGCTTGTTTCTGTAATCGAGACTGTCAGAATAAATGAAAAAGAGATTCACAATTTTGAAGGTCGTGAAGTTTTAAAGCTTAGAGATTCTGTTTTGTCTTTGGTGAGGCTTGATGATGTGTTTGCTCTTGAGGGGTCTTTCTCTCAGGATCTCTATGTGGTTGTGGTTGCCCTTGCTGAAAAAAGGATCGGTTTGGTGGTTGATAGGCTTGTTGGGCAGGAGGAGATCGTTATTAAGTCGCTCGGTGAGTATCTTAGCGGTAATGTGGGTATTGCTGGTGCAACTATAATGGGTGATGGTAAAGTTAGGTTGATACTGGATGTCTCTGGTATTATGGAGATTGCCTCCAAGATGCCAAAGAAAAATAAAAGGGCTAAGGGGTTAAAGGCTGTTTCTACTAATTCTAATGCTATTAATGCCTTGATTGTTGATGACTCTACGACTGACAGAAAGATTATGAAAAGGTTATTAAGCTCTTCTGGGTGGATCAATTGTATTGAGGTTACCAATCCCCATGATGCTATAACTGCTGCTCAGGATCTCAATATTGATCTTGTAATAACGGATGTTATGATGCCAGATATAGATGGATTTGAGCTTGCAAGGATTTTAAGGGAAAGAGGATTTGAAAAACCTATAATTGCTGTGTCAGGTAGAGGTGAATCTGCTGCGGGTCAAAAAGCTAAAATTTCTGGAATAAATGCGTTTATGCCTAAACCTATTAATCTACAGGAGATGCTCAATAAGATTGATGAGCTTGTTGGTGCTAAGAAGTAG